Proteins encoded within one genomic window of Cellulomonas flavigena DSM 20109:
- a CDS encoding SpoIIE family protein phosphatase yields the protein MQVADESSTAVPVAPPAVDLDTCADEPIRIPGSVQPHGVLLALSEPDLVVRHVSANVADLTGVDVDDAVGAPVADVLGESAAAALRTHVRTFGDLRARNPLSVDLPGPVLADAILHRVALGGRTLLVVEVEVARGPRPFSFPNTYQSVRGALERLNRADGLEQLYDAAAQEVRDLTGFDRVMVYRFDADHNGEVVAEARRGDLNSFLGLHYPASDIPAQARALYETNWIRLIPDVSYTPARLVPAFDATSGEPLDLTHSVLRSVSPVHLEYLGNMGVRASMSISLLRDGRLWGLIACHHYAGPHLVPFGARAAAEFLGSALSLRLVARAQDRELERELAAQAEIARLLPEARDPDRGLAEALAGKDPGLLSVVPAHGLVVVADGQTATAGEADVDVDALRAWVLSRPDPVTVRTAIGRTDPELAAALPDVAGVLAVRLPDDQVVVWLRQEHVRDIYWGGDPQNKAIAHREGADVRLSPRKSFERWREVVRGRCEPWAPEHVRAVEDLRTRLLEVVIVRNRWQVAAAHTVQLSLLPRRLPVVPGWAMQARYVPAAGGRVGGDWYDALELPDGRFAVVVGDVAGHGLGAAAAMGQLRNALRAYLMRCSDVHEALVDLDELARRTMPDEMATVVVAVVCPRTGEVLIGAAGHPRPLQLTPDGGAELVSMPVDRPVGVGSGDPPVTRLHVAPGGGMVLYSDGLVDSRSTALTEGIDRLVRQFDRPDPRVPVDIDEVVADCSDPDSKDDMTLLLLCRDADLPAGTTP from the coding sequence GTGCAGGTGGCGGACGAGTCGAGCACGGCGGTGCCCGTCGCGCCGCCCGCGGTCGACCTCGACACGTGCGCGGACGAGCCGATCCGCATCCCCGGCTCGGTGCAGCCGCACGGTGTGCTGCTGGCCCTGTCCGAGCCGGACCTCGTGGTGCGCCACGTCTCGGCGAACGTCGCGGACCTCACGGGCGTGGACGTCGACGACGCGGTCGGGGCGCCGGTGGCGGACGTGCTGGGCGAGTCGGCGGCCGCGGCGCTGCGCACGCACGTGCGCACGTTCGGGGACCTGCGTGCCCGCAACCCGCTGAGCGTCGACCTGCCCGGCCCGGTCCTCGCCGACGCGATCCTGCACCGGGTCGCGCTGGGCGGCCGCACGCTGCTGGTGGTCGAGGTCGAGGTCGCCCGCGGGCCGCGCCCCTTCTCGTTCCCGAACACGTACCAGTCCGTGCGTGGGGCGCTCGAGCGGCTCAACCGCGCCGACGGGCTCGAGCAGCTCTACGACGCGGCTGCGCAGGAGGTCCGCGACCTGACGGGCTTCGACCGCGTGATGGTCTACCGGTTCGACGCGGACCACAACGGCGAGGTCGTCGCCGAGGCGCGCCGGGGTGACCTCAACTCGTTCCTCGGCCTGCACTACCCGGCCTCGGACATCCCCGCGCAGGCCCGCGCGCTGTACGAGACCAACTGGATCCGCCTCATCCCGGACGTGTCCTACACCCCGGCGCGGCTGGTCCCGGCGTTCGACGCGACGTCCGGCGAGCCTCTGGACCTCACGCACTCGGTGCTGCGCAGCGTCTCGCCGGTCCACCTCGAGTACCTCGGCAACATGGGCGTGCGCGCCTCGATGTCGATCTCGCTGCTGCGCGACGGCAGGCTGTGGGGACTCATCGCGTGCCACCACTACGCCGGTCCGCACCTCGTGCCGTTCGGTGCGCGCGCCGCCGCGGAGTTCCTCGGCTCCGCGCTGTCGCTGCGGCTGGTCGCGCGGGCGCAGGACCGCGAGCTGGAGCGGGAGCTGGCCGCGCAGGCGGAGATCGCGCGCCTGCTGCCGGAGGCACGGGACCCGGACCGCGGGCTCGCCGAGGCGCTCGCCGGGAAGGACCCCGGCCTGCTGTCGGTCGTGCCGGCGCACGGCCTCGTCGTGGTCGCCGACGGGCAGACGGCCACCGCCGGCGAGGCGGACGTCGACGTCGACGCGCTGCGCGCGTGGGTGCTGTCCCGGCCGGACCCGGTGACCGTGCGCACCGCGATCGGGCGGACCGATCCCGAGCTGGCGGCGGCCCTGCCGGACGTGGCGGGGGTGCTGGCGGTGCGGCTGCCGGACGACCAGGTCGTCGTGTGGCTGCGGCAGGAGCACGTGCGGGACATCTACTGGGGCGGCGACCCGCAGAACAAGGCGATCGCGCACCGCGAGGGTGCCGACGTGCGGCTGAGCCCGCGCAAGTCGTTCGAGCGGTGGCGCGAGGTCGTGCGTGGGCGCTGCGAGCCGTGGGCGCCGGAGCACGTGCGGGCCGTCGAGGACCTGCGCACCCGGCTCCTCGAGGTCGTCATCGTGCGCAACCGGTGGCAGGTGGCCGCGGCGCACACCGTGCAGCTCTCGCTGCTGCCGCGCCGCCTGCCGGTGGTGCCCGGGTGGGCGATGCAGGCGCGGTACGTACCGGCGGCCGGCGGGCGCGTCGGCGGTGATTGGTACGACGCGCTCGAGCTCCCGGACGGCCGGTTCGCGGTGGTCGTCGGGGACGTCGCGGGCCACGGTCTGGGTGCGGCCGCGGCCATGGGCCAGCTCCGCAACGCGCTGCGGGCGTACCTCATGCGGTGCAGCGACGTGCACGAGGCGCTCGTCGACCTCGACGAGCTCGCGCGCCGCACGATGCCCGACGAGATGGCGACGGTCGTCGTGGCCGTCGTGTGCCCGCGGACGGGCGAGGTGCTCATCGGTGCCGCGGGGCACCCGCGCCCGCTGCAGCTCACGCCCGACGGCGGGGCGGAGCTGGTGTCGATGCCGGTGGACCGCCCCGTCGGCGTCGGGTCGGGCGACCCGCCGGTGACCCGGCTGCACGTCGCGCCCGGCGGTGGGATGGTGCTGTACAGCGACGGCCTCGTGGACTCGCGCAGCACGGCGCTCACGGAGGGGATCGACCGGCTGGTCCGGCAGTTCGACCGGCCCGACCCGCGGGTGCCGGTCGACATCGACGAGGTCGTCGCGGACTGCTCCGACCCGGACTCGAAGGACGACATGACGCTGCTGCTGCTGTGCCGCGACGCCGACCTGCCCGCGGGGACGACGCCGTGA
- a CDS encoding CsbD family protein, whose translation MGLDDKLKNSAQEAGGKAKEAVGKATGDEEREAEGRADQTSANLKQAGESVKDAFR comes from the coding sequence ATGGGCCTGGACGACAAGCTGAAGAACTCCGCGCAGGAGGCCGGCGGCAAGGCGAAGGAGGCCGTGGGCAAGGCGACGGGCGACGAGGAGCGCGAGGCCGAGGGCCGCGCGGACCAGACGTCGGCCAACCTCAAGCAGGCCGGCGAGAGCGTCAAGGACGCCTTCCGCTGA
- a CDS encoding 1-acyl-sn-glycerol-3-phosphate acyltransferase, whose amino-acid sequence MSVRRAVARAFWRVSRWELRTERVPRGGAGILIGAPHTSNWDFVLMLGIAWEQDLPFRWLGKHTLFQGPAGPMMRALGGIPVDRRDPAGLVDDLVARMAAGERFYLVVTPEGTRSGSGWKSGFYRIARAANLPVTLGYVDRTTMTTGLGPTIELTGDVRADMDVVRAFYADKSGVVPARRTEPRLRDEGAPDAGSPDAT is encoded by the coding sequence GTGAGCGTGCGTCGCGCGGTGGCGCGGGCATTCTGGCGCGTGAGCAGGTGGGAGCTGCGCACCGAGCGGGTGCCGCGTGGCGGCGCGGGCATCCTCATCGGCGCGCCGCACACGTCGAACTGGGACTTCGTCCTGATGCTGGGGATCGCGTGGGAGCAGGATCTGCCGTTCCGGTGGCTGGGCAAGCACACGCTGTTCCAGGGCCCGGCGGGCCCGATGATGCGTGCGCTGGGCGGCATCCCGGTGGACCGGCGGGACCCCGCGGGCCTCGTGGACGACCTGGTGGCGCGCATGGCTGCCGGTGAGCGGTTCTACCTCGTCGTGACGCCCGAGGGCACGCGGTCCGGCTCCGGGTGGAAGTCGGGCTTCTACCGCATCGCTCGGGCGGCGAACCTGCCGGTGACCCTGGGGTACGTGGACCGCACGACGATGACGACGGGCCTGGGGCCGACCATCGAGCTGACCGGTGACGTGCGCGCGGACATGGACGTCGTGCGGGCGTTCTACGCCGACAAGTCGGGTGTCGTGCCCGCACGCCGCACCGAGCCGCGCCTGCGGGACGAGGGCGCTCCGGATGCGGGCTCGCCGGACGCGACCTAG